One stretch of Halobacillus litoralis DNA includes these proteins:
- a CDS encoding sigma-w pathway protein ysdB yields MIILLFRLLLLIAIAFIIYTAYKFIVNPRRKLELARDKKQFYFHDNKENTKENFLMTLKGHVFEGEKYLGTTEDSFEVINISLSVHNPEKLQGLDREDLYFMEKEILIRYPYASIEWKYPMNRLIIQPLKNHDEKKPHSFE; encoded by the coding sequence ATGATCATCTTATTATTCCGTTTGCTCTTACTGATTGCCATAGCCTTCATTATTTATACCGCCTATAAATTCATTGTCAATCCAAGGAGAAAATTGGAGCTTGCTAGAGACAAAAAACAATTTTATTTCCATGATAACAAGGAGAATACAAAAGAAAACTTTTTGATGACTCTAAAGGGACATGTCTTTGAAGGAGAGAAATACTTAGGTACCACAGAGGATTCGTTTGAAGTCATTAACATTAGTTTGAGTGTACACAACCCTGAAAAGTTGCAGGGTCTGGACAGAGAAGACCTTTACTTTATGGAAAAAGAAATATTGATCCGCTATCCTTATGCATCCATCGAGTGGAAATACCCGATGAATCGTTTAATTATTCAGCCATTAAAAAATCACGATGAAAAAAAGCCTCACTCCTTTGAGTGA
- a CDS encoding dUTP diphosphatase, translating to MNWERLYEMQRKLDQYIEEQHEIKEGQKIEEKVLALLVELGELANETRCFKFWSTKGPSEKSVILEEYVDGVHFLLSLGLDLGYRHSSTSLVESDSQTAAFLSVYSSIEDLRLKQNESSYVKAFYDYLVLGLALGITEKELIEAYERKNAINFERQDEGY from the coding sequence ATGAATTGGGAAAGATTGTATGAAATGCAGCGGAAACTAGATCAATATATAGAAGAGCAGCACGAGATAAAAGAAGGGCAGAAGATTGAGGAGAAAGTATTAGCTCTGCTTGTTGAGTTGGGTGAGCTTGCAAACGAAACAAGATGCTTCAAGTTCTGGAGTACAAAAGGCCCCAGTGAAAAAAGTGTGATATTAGAGGAGTATGTGGATGGAGTTCACTTCCTTCTTTCTTTAGGTTTGGATCTTGGGTATCGTCATTCATCCACTTCACTAGTGGAGTCTGATTCCCAAACAGCAGCATTTCTTTCTGTCTATTCTTCTATAGAGGATTTAAGGTTGAAACAGAATGAAAGCTCCTATGTAAAAGCTTTTTATGATTATTTAGTTCTCGGTCTTGCACTAGGGATTACCGAGAAAGAATTGATTGAAGCGTACGAAAGGAAGAACGCCATCAACTTCGAGCGTCAAGATGAAGGTTATTGA
- a CDS encoding M42 family metallopeptidase has protein sequence MVKKDETLQMLKDLTDAKGVPGNEREARDVMKQYIAPYADEVFTDNLGSLIAKKIGNKKGPSVMVAGHLDEVGFMVTRIDDHGYIYFQTVGGWWSQVMLAQRVTIMTRNGDLTGVIGSKPPHILPPEQRKKAVDIKDMFIDIGASSKEEAMEFGVKHGDSVVPYFEFTQMKNEKMLLAKAWDNRIGCAIAIEVLKQLKGEKHPNIVYGVGTVQEEVGLRGARTSANVINPDIAFGVDVGIAGDTPGVSDKDASSKMGEGPQIILYDASMISHKGLRDFVTDTADANEIPYQFDSLAGGGTDSGAIHLSHDGVPALSITIATRYIHSHAAMLHRDDFENAVRLIVEVIKGLDADKVQEITFN, from the coding sequence ATGGTTAAAAAAGACGAAACATTACAAATGTTAAAAGATTTGACGGACGCTAAAGGCGTTCCTGGAAATGAGCGGGAAGCTCGTGATGTGATGAAGCAGTACATCGCTCCTTATGCAGATGAAGTGTTTACAGATAATTTAGGCAGTTTGATCGCGAAAAAGATCGGAAATAAAAAAGGCCCAAGTGTTATGGTTGCAGGTCACTTGGATGAGGTAGGCTTCATGGTTACCCGTATTGATGACCACGGCTATATTTATTTCCAAACGGTTGGCGGTTGGTGGAGCCAGGTCATGCTCGCCCAGCGCGTGACGATCATGACACGTAATGGAGATTTGACCGGGGTGATTGGTTCTAAACCACCACACATTCTGCCTCCGGAGCAACGTAAAAAAGCCGTGGATATTAAAGATATGTTTATTGATATCGGTGCTTCAAGCAAAGAAGAAGCGATGGAGTTTGGTGTGAAACATGGAGATTCAGTCGTTCCATATTTTGAATTCACACAAATGAAAAATGAGAAGATGCTTCTTGCGAAAGCATGGGATAACCGTATTGGATGTGCGATTGCCATTGAAGTATTGAAGCAGTTGAAAGGTGAAAAACACCCGAATATCGTTTATGGTGTTGGAACCGTCCAGGAAGAAGTAGGTCTTCGTGGTGCTCGTACTTCTGCCAATGTGATTAATCCGGATATCGCTTTTGGTGTTGATGTTGGAATCGCTGGAGATACACCTGGTGTGTCTGATAAAGATGCTTCAAGTAAGATGGGCGAAGGTCCACAAATCATTCTCTATGATGCGTCCATGATTTCACATAAAGGCCTTCGTGATTTCGTAACAGACACCGCGGATGCCAATGAGATTCCGTACCAATTCGATTCTCTTGCAGGGGGCGGAACGGACTCTGGTGCGATTCACTTAAGCCATGATGGTGTTCCTGCGCTATCCATTACGATTGCAACACGCTACATTCACTCTCATGCAGCGATGCTTCATCGTGATGACTTTGAAAATGCGGTACGTTTGATTGTTGAGGTCATTAAAGGACTTGATGCAGATAAAGTCCAGGAAATAACATTTAACTAA
- a CDS encoding TrmH family RNA methyltransferase: MLTSLQNTKVKEWKKLHKRKYRNQTGNFIVEGFHLVEEVLKSDWEIVEMIVREGTDFSIPGDIPAVMVNDAVFQAIAETETPQGIAAIVKQKEASVDQAALTLMLDSVQDPGNVGTLIRTADAAGFDQVILGSGTVDVYNDKVIRATQGSIFHIPVITGELEDFVEPLKKEGVQIWASALKDAAPFQQLQAPSKAALIVGNEGQGIQENLLDQADQRVYIPIYGQAESLNVGIAGAVLMYHLKG; the protein is encoded by the coding sequence ATGTTGACTTCCTTACAAAATACAAAAGTGAAGGAATGGAAAAAACTACATAAACGCAAATATAGAAATCAAACAGGAAACTTTATTGTAGAAGGCTTTCATCTCGTAGAAGAAGTGCTGAAGAGCGATTGGGAGATCGTTGAAATGATTGTCCGTGAAGGAACAGACTTTTCAATCCCTGGAGATATTCCTGCGGTAATGGTCAATGATGCTGTGTTTCAGGCAATTGCAGAAACTGAAACACCCCAAGGGATTGCAGCAATCGTCAAACAGAAGGAAGCATCTGTAGATCAAGCTGCATTAACCTTAATGCTTGACTCCGTGCAGGATCCCGGGAATGTAGGTACACTAATTCGGACAGCGGATGCAGCAGGATTCGACCAGGTGATTTTAGGTTCCGGTACTGTGGATGTTTACAATGATAAAGTCATCCGGGCGACGCAAGGATCTATCTTTCACATTCCCGTCATCACGGGCGAGCTAGAAGACTTTGTAGAACCGTTGAAAAAAGAAGGGGTGCAGATTTGGGCATCTGCTCTGAAAGATGCTGCCCCTTTTCAACAACTGCAAGCTCCTTCTAAAGCTGCACTCATTGTAGGGAATGAAGGTCAAGGGATCCAGGAGAACCTTTTGGACCAAGCCGATCAACGGGTCTATATCCCGATTTATGGACAGGCCGAGTCCTTGAATGTAGGAATCGCAGGGGCTGTTCTTATGTATCATTTAAAGGGATGA
- the pheS gene encoding phenylalanine--tRNA ligase subunit alpha, producing the protein MKERLEELQQEALAKVDQADSVQGLKDVRVEYLGKKGPITEVLRGMGKLSKEERPVIGQLANDVRESIAQAIETKQTALEDAELEKQLEEESIDVTLPARPVKVGGPHLLTSIVEEIEDLFIGMGFEIKEGPEVETDYYNFEALNLPKGHPARDMQDSFYVTEELLMRTHTSPVQARTMGAKDGSEPVKMICPGKVYRRDTDDATHSHQFTQIEGLLVDKNVRMSDLKGVLNAFAKQMFGADREIRLRPSFFPFTEPSVEMDISCKVCGGKGCSVCKGTGWIEILGGGMVHPNVLEMAGYDPKEYSGFAFGMGPERIAMLKYGVDDIRHFYTNDIRFLEQYHKA; encoded by the coding sequence ATGAAGGAACGTTTAGAAGAGCTGCAACAGGAAGCCTTGGCCAAAGTCGATCAAGCGGATTCTGTTCAAGGCTTGAAGGATGTAAGAGTCGAGTACTTAGGGAAAAAGGGTCCTATTACGGAAGTTCTGAGAGGAATGGGCAAATTGTCCAAAGAAGAGCGTCCGGTCATCGGTCAATTGGCTAATGATGTTCGTGAAAGTATTGCTCAAGCCATTGAGACAAAGCAAACAGCACTTGAGGATGCGGAATTAGAGAAACAATTGGAAGAAGAAAGCATTGATGTCACACTCCCTGCCCGTCCTGTGAAAGTCGGCGGTCCGCACTTATTGACGAGCATCGTAGAAGAAATCGAAGACCTCTTCATCGGTATGGGGTTTGAAATCAAAGAGGGTCCTGAAGTGGAGACGGACTATTATAACTTTGAAGCGCTGAATTTGCCGAAAGGCCACCCGGCTAGAGATATGCAGGATTCTTTTTATGTTACGGAAGAACTCTTGATGCGTACCCATACGTCTCCTGTTCAAGCACGAACAATGGGAGCTAAAGATGGCAGTGAACCCGTCAAAATGATCTGCCCTGGTAAGGTGTACCGTCGTGACACAGATGATGCTACGCACTCTCACCAATTCACACAAATTGAGGGACTGTTAGTTGATAAGAACGTCCGAATGAGTGATTTGAAGGGGGTTCTGAATGCATTCGCGAAGCAAATGTTCGGAGCGGATCGTGAAATCCGTCTGCGTCCAAGCTTCTTCCCATTCACAGAGCCATCTGTAGAAATGGATATCTCCTGCAAAGTTTGTGGAGGAAAAGGCTGTTCAGTATGTAAAGGTACCGGCTGGATCGAAATTCTCGGTGGAGGAATGGTTCACCCGAACGTGCTTGAAATGGCGGGCTATGATCCGAAAGAATATTCCGGATTCGCATTCGGTATGGGACCAGAGCGGATTGCGATGTTGAAATATGGAGTAGATGATATCCGTCACTTCTACACCAATGATATTCGATTCTTAGAACAGTACCATAAGGCTTAA
- the pheT gene encoding phenylalanine--tRNA ligase subunit beta → MLVSLNWLQEYIDVSRYSPEELAEIITKTGIEVESVEPVAKEVTGVVVGYVRSCEQHPNADKLNLCQVDVGAETLQIVCGAPNVAEGQKVAVATPGAVLPGNFKIKKTKLRGEESNGMICSLQELGVDEKDVPKEYADGIFVFPEDVEVGANAVSLLNLDDLIIELGLTPNRSDALSMAGVAYEVAAAIDGTYELADENVQMSDEKATDHVSVVVEDSEANPYYGAFIIKDIQVGPSPLWMRNRLTAAGIRPINNVVDITNYVLMEYGQPLHAFDYDRFGSNTIVTRHAKDGEKITTLDDQERTLKSNHLVITNGEKAHAIAGVMGGAESEVQDDTKNIILEAAYFHPSVVREASKGHGLRSESSTRFEKGVDPNRVERAGLRACELLAKYAGGTVLDGVVSHDELDRTEKQVTVNTSTINDRLGTEISDEDIADIFRRLQFNYDQNGDEFQVSVPTRRGDITIFEDMLEEVARIYGYDNLPYTLPQGASQAGGLTLEQLLKRKVKAYFEGAGLHETITYSLTHKDKAQMLVSPEVKEKSVSPVALAMPMSEDHGTLRLSMVPELLESLSYNVARKQENLAFYEVGTVFISEEENVTKQPQEMLRASGALTGEWLSHPWQQEKKSVDFFVAKGILEGLSEQLDLPFTYEKSKLDHMHPGRTATVSINGEVIGFVGQVHPKLQKQLGLKETYVFDVNLEALIEEYQKEEKFQTIPRHPSVSRDIALVVDENVTAGSIEETIAEAGTPLVKDVQVFDLYQGEHLDEGKKSLAFRLLYLDPLRTLKDQEVEEAHNAILEAVKNQHQAELRG, encoded by the coding sequence ATGCTTGTATCATTGAATTGGTTGCAAGAATATATTGATGTCAGTCGTTACTCGCCAGAAGAGCTGGCAGAAATCATTACGAAGACTGGAATTGAAGTGGAAAGTGTTGAACCTGTAGCAAAAGAGGTCACAGGCGTTGTTGTTGGGTATGTCCGTTCCTGTGAACAGCACCCGAACGCCGATAAATTGAACCTTTGCCAAGTGGACGTAGGAGCAGAAACGCTTCAGATCGTTTGTGGGGCACCGAATGTCGCTGAAGGTCAAAAAGTGGCTGTAGCTACACCAGGAGCGGTACTCCCAGGGAACTTCAAAATTAAGAAGACGAAACTCCGCGGAGAAGAATCCAATGGAATGATTTGTTCGCTTCAGGAGCTTGGAGTCGATGAAAAAGACGTCCCGAAAGAATACGCTGATGGTATTTTCGTATTTCCAGAAGACGTAGAAGTCGGAGCAAATGCCGTTTCCTTGTTGAACCTTGATGATTTAATCATCGAGCTTGGTTTGACACCAAACCGTTCGGATGCTCTAAGCATGGCTGGCGTAGCCTATGAAGTGGCAGCGGCGATCGATGGCACGTATGAATTGGCTGATGAAAATGTCCAAATGTCTGATGAAAAAGCAACAGATCATGTCTCTGTAGTCGTGGAAGACTCTGAAGCGAACCCTTATTATGGAGCTTTCATTATTAAAGACATCCAAGTCGGCCCTTCTCCACTGTGGATGCGCAACCGCCTGACTGCCGCAGGCATCCGTCCAATTAACAATGTCGTGGACATTACAAACTACGTACTTATGGAGTATGGACAGCCGCTACATGCTTTCGATTACGATCGCTTTGGCTCGAATACCATCGTCACACGTCATGCGAAAGATGGAGAAAAGATAACCACACTTGATGACCAGGAACGGACGCTGAAAAGCAATCACCTCGTTATTACAAACGGGGAAAAAGCTCACGCCATTGCTGGTGTCATGGGTGGAGCGGAGTCTGAAGTTCAAGATGATACGAAAAATATTATTTTAGAAGCCGCATATTTCCACCCGTCTGTGGTACGTGAAGCTTCTAAAGGTCATGGACTCCGCAGTGAATCCAGTACACGATTTGAAAAAGGTGTTGATCCGAATCGTGTAGAACGTGCGGGCTTGAGAGCCTGCGAACTTCTTGCAAAATACGCAGGAGGAACGGTATTGGATGGTGTCGTGTCCCATGACGAACTGGACCGCACTGAAAAGCAAGTCACTGTAAACACAAGCACCATCAATGATCGACTAGGAACAGAAATATCCGATGAGGATATCGCTGACATTTTCCGTCGTCTTCAGTTCAATTATGATCAGAATGGGGATGAGTTCCAGGTATCTGTTCCAACGCGCCGTGGGGACATTACGATCTTTGAAGATATGCTGGAAGAAGTGGCGAGGATTTATGGCTATGATAATCTTCCGTACACACTTCCACAAGGTGCGTCTCAAGCAGGAGGCCTTACACTTGAGCAACTGCTGAAACGTAAAGTGAAAGCATACTTTGAAGGTGCGGGACTTCATGAGACCATCACTTATTCCCTTACTCATAAGGATAAAGCTCAAATGCTTGTCAGTCCTGAAGTGAAAGAAAAATCCGTGAGCCCTGTCGCTTTAGCTATGCCTATGAGTGAAGATCATGGAACGCTTCGGTTGAGCATGGTTCCTGAGTTGTTAGAGTCCTTATCCTATAACGTGGCACGTAAACAAGAAAACCTTGCTTTCTATGAAGTTGGTACCGTGTTTATCAGTGAAGAGGAAAACGTAACGAAACAGCCGCAGGAAATGTTGCGTGCATCAGGCGCATTGACAGGGGAATGGCTCTCCCATCCATGGCAGCAGGAGAAAAAATCGGTGGACTTTTTCGTTGCTAAAGGTATATTGGAAGGATTAAGTGAACAGCTGGATCTTCCTTTCACTTATGAAAAATCGAAGTTGGATCATATGCACCCAGGACGTACGGCGACCGTGTCGATCAATGGAGAAGTGATCGGATTTGTGGGGCAGGTTCATCCGAAGCTTCAAAAACAGCTTGGATTGAAAGAAACCTATGTCTTTGATGTGAATTTGGAAGCTCTCATTGAGGAATATCAGAAAGAAGAGAAGTTCCAGACCATCCCACGCCACCCATCTGTTTCTCGTGACATTGCACTCGTCGTAGATGAAAATGTCACTGCAGGATCAATTGAGGAGACGATTGCAGAGGCTGGAACCCCATTAGTGAAGGATGTTCAAGTATTCGACCTATATCAAGGTGAACATTTAGATGAAGGGAAGAAGTCTCTCGCTTTCCGTCTGCTTTACCTGGATCCCCTTCGTACGTTGAAGGATCAAGAAGTAGAAGAGGCACACAACGCTATCCTGGAAGCGGTGAAAAATCAGCATCAGGCTGAGCTTCGGGGATAA
- the rnhC gene encoding ribonuclease HIII: protein MPQVVLKLPASTLEKMKKHYASSQKNCPPTALFAAKTANCTITAYKSGKVLFQGQKPEEEAEKWGTVSSPTSGGQSNSKSKNKRHAYHPDQELFVSSHIGSDEAGTGDYFGPITVAAAFVTKEQIPQLKAIGVKDSKNLSDAQITDLAKDIVAMNIPYSLLRLPNKKYNQWQRKGWSQGKMKTLLHHQALNRLLEKIAPVKPDGILIDQFSEPHVYEKHLRSENQQLQEHVYFMTKAESYSIAVATASIIARSAFVKAMNQMEFDTGLPVPKGASGKVDRAAAAIIEAYGEEKLEEIAKVHFATTEKAKKFVK from the coding sequence ATGCCCCAAGTTGTATTAAAATTACCTGCCTCTACACTAGAGAAGATGAAGAAGCATTACGCCTCAAGTCAAAAAAACTGTCCTCCGACGGCGTTGTTTGCCGCTAAAACAGCGAACTGTACGATTACAGCCTACAAATCAGGCAAGGTGCTTTTCCAAGGTCAAAAACCAGAAGAAGAAGCTGAGAAATGGGGAACCGTTTCATCCCCGACCTCGGGAGGTCAGAGCAATAGCAAGAGCAAGAATAAACGCCACGCTTACCATCCTGATCAGGAGCTTTTCGTAAGCTCTCATATTGGATCTGATGAAGCGGGGACCGGGGACTACTTTGGACCCATAACTGTAGCAGCCGCTTTTGTAACGAAAGAACAGATTCCACAATTGAAAGCGATCGGTGTCAAAGATTCAAAAAACCTATCGGATGCTCAAATCACAGATCTGGCGAAAGATATTGTGGCCATGAATATCCCTTACAGTCTGCTGCGGCTGCCGAATAAAAAATACAACCAGTGGCAGAGAAAAGGCTGGAGTCAGGGGAAGATGAAAACGCTCCTCCATCATCAAGCCTTGAACCGTCTTCTCGAGAAAATTGCACCTGTCAAACCGGATGGAATTTTAATAGACCAATTCTCAGAACCACATGTGTACGAGAAGCATTTAAGAAGTGAAAATCAGCAGCTCCAAGAACATGTTTACTTTATGACAAAAGCGGAAAGTTATTCGATTGCTGTTGCAACAGCTTCCATCATTGCACGATCTGCTTTTGTAAAAGCGATGAACCAGATGGAATTCGATACAGGTCTTCCGGTACCAAAAGGCGCCTCCGGAAAAGTCGATCGTGCTGCTGCAGCTATCATTGAAGCTTACGGTGAAGAGAAGCTTGAGGAAATAGCCAAAGTCCACTTTGCAACCACGGAAAAAGCGAAGAAATTTGTTAAATAA
- the zapA gene encoding cell division protein ZapA, which yields MNVSQSDQEKKRITVEINKRSYTIVGHEEPHHIRMVSSLVDQKMREIHEANPSLDTAKLAVLTAVNTMNEYMKLKEECTELMNYIEKKEKEDRG from the coding sequence ATGAATGTGTCGCAGTCAGACCAAGAGAAAAAAAGAATTACAGTGGAGATCAACAAACGATCTTACACTATAGTTGGTCATGAAGAGCCCCATCATATCCGTATGGTATCCAGTCTAGTGGATCAAAAGATGCGAGAGATCCATGAAGCAAACCCAAGCCTGGATACGGCAAAGCTCGCCGTTTTGACCGCTGTGAATACGATGAATGAATATATGAAATTAAAGGAAGAATGTACAGAACTTATGAACTATATTGAAAAGAAAGAGAAAGAGGACAGAGGGTAA
- a CDS encoding CvpA family protein, with amino-acid sequence MIDLLLLFILFIGVITGLKRGFILQLFHLIGFVVAFVLAVIYYDDLAPKLTLWVPYPELPQDSSWAIFLGNLPLEQAFYNAVAFAIIFFGAKIILHIIASMLDFVSELPILHSLNTLLGGILGFIENYVILFVVLYIAALVPLAGVQSALDGSILAQLIIEHTPVFSEQLKTLWIEHVAG; translated from the coding sequence ATGATTGATTTATTGTTGTTGTTTATTTTGTTTATTGGTGTAATAACGGGTTTGAAAAGAGGTTTCATTCTACAGCTTTTCCATCTCATTGGATTTGTTGTGGCCTTTGTACTCGCTGTTATCTACTATGATGACCTTGCGCCGAAATTGACGTTATGGGTACCTTATCCAGAACTACCTCAGGATTCTTCATGGGCGATCTTCTTAGGAAATCTGCCATTGGAACAAGCCTTTTATAACGCTGTTGCTTTTGCCATTATCTTTTTTGGAGCCAAAATCATCTTACATATTATTGCGTCCATGTTGGACTTTGTTTCAGAATTGCCGATTCTGCACTCGTTGAATACGTTGTTAGGTGGAATTTTAGGCTTTATTGAAAACTATGTCATCTTATTCGTGGTGCTGTACATAGCGGCACTTGTACCTCTAGCTGGGGTGCAAAGTGCTTTGGACGGATCGATTCTTGCACAGCTGATCATCGAACACACACCAGTCTTTTCAGAACAATTGAAGACGCTGTGGATTGAACATGTAGCTGGCTGA
- the polX gene encoding DNA polymerase/3'-5' exonuclease PolX, which translates to MAIDKKQVIKLLEKIAVYLELKGENPFKISAYRKAAQALERDDRSLSEIDDFTKMKGIGKGTATVIDEYLENEESDTLKQLQAEVPAGLVPLLDLPGLGGKKLAKLYQQLGVTDAETLKEALEAGKVEALDGFGKKSAEKMLKAIEEAGARPERLPIAVMLPLAEKIERYLEQGKTFTRFSRAGSLRRMRETIKDLDFIIASEHAVETRDELLAYPDIKEVIASGETKVSVVVNEGYDIGIDFRIVAPEEFATTLHHFTGSKDHNVAMRQLAKENDEKISEYGIEKTETGEVQTFETEEEFFQHFGLHFIPPEVRENYGEVEKFKEPIELVELEDIHGDLHMHSTWSDGAQSIKEMAEKAKAKGYEYIAITDHSKYLRVANGLNEERLRLQRKEIEKVNAEMEDFHIFAGIEMDILPDGSLDFDDEFLKEMDFVIASIHSSFQQSQDQIMERLTNALENPHVHMIAHPTGRLIGRRDGYDVDLEALIEGAKRTGTILELNANPNRLDLSWEWLMRAQEEGVNIAVNTDAHSYPMLEHMKIGVGSARKGWLRKDTVINTWTKQQLMDKFKIHKE; encoded by the coding sequence ATGGCTATCGATAAAAAGCAAGTCATTAAACTGTTGGAGAAAATCGCCGTTTACTTAGAGCTGAAAGGGGAGAACCCTTTTAAAATTTCCGCTTATCGTAAGGCTGCCCAAGCTTTAGAGCGTGACGACAGATCATTAAGTGAGATCGATGATTTCACCAAAATGAAAGGAATCGGAAAAGGTACAGCAACGGTCATCGATGAATACTTAGAAAACGAAGAATCAGATACGTTAAAACAATTACAAGCAGAAGTTCCGGCTGGTCTTGTCCCATTACTTGATCTTCCAGGTCTTGGCGGAAAGAAATTGGCCAAACTTTATCAACAATTAGGTGTGACCGATGCTGAGACATTAAAAGAAGCTTTGGAGGCTGGCAAAGTGGAGGCACTGGACGGTTTCGGGAAAAAGTCTGCTGAAAAGATGTTGAAGGCGATTGAAGAAGCAGGCGCACGTCCTGAGCGTTTACCGATTGCTGTTATGCTTCCTTTAGCTGAGAAAATTGAGCGGTATCTGGAACAGGGGAAGACATTCACACGGTTTTCAAGAGCGGGTAGTTTAAGAAGAATGCGCGAAACGATCAAAGACTTAGATTTCATCATTGCTTCTGAACATGCTGTAGAAACTCGAGATGAGCTATTGGCGTATCCAGATATAAAAGAGGTTATTGCCTCTGGGGAGACGAAAGTTTCTGTGGTTGTTAATGAGGGCTATGATATAGGCATTGATTTCCGTATTGTTGCACCAGAAGAGTTTGCTACGACCTTACACCATTTCACAGGGTCCAAAGACCATAATGTCGCTATGAGACAGCTAGCAAAAGAGAACGATGAAAAAATCAGTGAATATGGGATTGAAAAAACGGAAACCGGAGAAGTCCAAACGTTTGAAACGGAAGAAGAATTTTTCCAACACTTTGGTCTTCATTTCATTCCACCTGAAGTCAGAGAAAACTATGGGGAAGTAGAGAAATTCAAAGAACCTATCGAGCTCGTGGAATTAGAGGATATCCACGGGGATCTTCATATGCACTCGACTTGGAGCGATGGGGCCCAGTCTATTAAAGAAATGGCGGAGAAAGCAAAAGCGAAAGGGTATGAGTACATCGCCATTACCGATCACTCCAAATATTTGCGTGTAGCAAACGGTTTGAATGAAGAGCGCCTGCGTTTGCAAAGAAAAGAAATTGAAAAGGTGAATGCGGAAATGGAGGATTTCCATATCTTTGCAGGCATTGAAATGGACATTCTTCCAGATGGATCACTGGATTTTGATGATGAGTTCCTGAAAGAGATGGACTTTGTCATCGCATCCATCCACTCAAGCTTTCAGCAATCCCAGGATCAAATTATGGAGAGGTTGACCAATGCCCTAGAAAATCCTCATGTCCATATGATTGCTCATCCCACCGGCCGCTTAATCGGACGGCGTGATGGATATGATGTGGATCTTGAAGCATTGATTGAAGGGGCGAAGCGAACAGGGACCATCCTTGAACTCAACGCGAACCCTAACCGATTGGATTTGAGTTGGGAATGGTTGATGAGAGCTCAGGAAGAGGGCGTAAATATTGCTGTTAATACGGATGCGCATAGTTATCCAATGTTGGAGCATATGAAAATAGGAGTTGGATCAGCCAGAAAAGGATGGCTGAGAAAAGATACAGTCATCAACACGTGGACGAAACAACAGTTGATGGATAAGTTCAAGATCCATAAGGAGTAA
- a CDS encoding DUF350 domain-containing protein, whose product MSNFWEYTLVETAARYSVVVLCLVLFMAIFEIVTSYNNWEEIKKGNIAVAMATGGKLFGIANIFRFSIEHNDSLTQTMGWGLYGFALLLCGYFIFEFLTPSFKIDEEITNDNRAVGFISLVISIGLSYVIGANII is encoded by the coding sequence ATGAGTAATTTTTGGGAATACACGTTAGTGGAAACCGCCGCTCGTTACAGTGTGGTTGTGCTGTGTTTAGTTCTTTTTATGGCGATTTTTGAAATCGTCACTTCTTATAATAACTGGGAAGAGATCAAAAAGGGCAACATTGCTGTAGCGATGGCTACCGGGGGAAAACTATTTGGAATTGCAAACATCTTTCGTTTTTCGATTGAACATAATGACTCACTCACCCAGACAATGGGATGGGGTTTGTATGGATTTGCTCTTCTCCTTTGCGGGTATTTCATTTTCGAATTTTTGACCCCATCTTTTAAGATTGATGAGGAAATTACAAATGATAACCGTGCTGTAGGATTTATTTCCTTAGTCATTTCTATCGGGCTTTCGTATGTAATTGGAGCGAATATCATTTAA